The Mycteria americana isolate JAX WOST 10 ecotype Jacksonville Zoo and Gardens chromosome 25, USCA_MyAme_1.0, whole genome shotgun sequence genome includes a window with the following:
- the LOC142420873 gene encoding GON-4-like protein isoform X1, translating into MAARRLRGGRAPRRFRFLRSERDGAAGPGPGRRCPAASRFPVFQVGAGMSFSLKMLPCKKRRAAVAGPQSPRERSGAGEDGELPGAGGSSSAGAADGGSCVKLAPAARAGGPPSSGPGVWRGPGEASLKGGKRPPARAAPGSGQEAPGAKEACAAARLPEGLRSPEAVAEGKTPKLYTEVEVNLQRDPYFTENQSAVQESPVRSSLQLAVRNTTMMKPLKNTRAGEWPQQTDEENEVLGLFIPLEEQDGEDIERRKRRRKATKRKREGKSQEEEGSLSCDIKLDDTLDRTLEDGAKQHNLTVVNVRNILHEVITNEHVVAMMKAAISETEDIPLFEPKMTRSKLKEVVEKGVVIPTWNISPIKKANEVKPPQFVDIPLEEDDSSDEEYQPEDEDEDETAEESLLESDVESTASSPRGAKRSRTRRSSDEEGGTLCEMEKVTTPVVRHISAEVVPMGPPPPPKPKQNKDSTFMEKLHAVDEELASSPVCMDSYQSLEDSLIAFRTRSKRPLKDVPLGQLEAELRAPDITPDMYDPNTADDEEWKRWLGGLMNDDVENEDEADDDDDPEYNFLEDLDEPDTEDFRNDRAVRITKKEVNELMEELFETFQDEMGFSNMEDEGPEDEDNVTESRPNFNTPQALRFEEPLANLLNEQHRTVKEQLEQLRMKKSSIKPPQEIEKSKPQNEKPLQSLVLDSMQRKRLQQQMQQHVQLLTQIHLLASSNPALSSEASTTRMFLSELGNFARSSTLLRQSFSPKFQTMFQPCNLKGALQLIEDFHAQVQVDWSPRKAVKKSANEFPCLPKQVAWILATRRVFMYPELLPICSLKANPPRDKIIFTKAEDNLLALGLKHFEGTEFPKPLISKYLLPTKTAHQLTVRIKNLNMNRAPDNIIRYYKKTKQLPILFKCCEEIQPNEWKPPVEREEHRLPFWLKASLPSIQGELKQLAEDARETPGSPDAESVFLGTGKETSDTEYDEKYPLLMPKGLVLTLKPLANRFSRRAWRRQRSSALKPVLIRPSPCLQPNSNTINIQKTVKLSQSEAPPSKVMVQIPRLIQPATVMQTVPGVQPLNVPAVVGSGDGLEFQNVLSTSHSDSRQAFSAAVPPALVSSNPVTFQPKLMLPALAGAKIRKPCVRKGYQKKKGTKSAPLIKTSPLIQPSPVILTVPATTVKVVNIGNGCNMIQPINTTVGRGTQAIPVTTLLVNPSTFPCPLNQPLVTSSIPSLIVSPNPVGLSASTVGENEEQLNLVPSCPAGNNKNTYPMVEPKVEPPELYISCSAVSPKKECSTNPAASNNSSQEKVNKSDHCSWTAVEGDKNASEPLSVDLLPHLEDPDETVKIEPEDSNDATKEVNAVQKRDLLCAEVKEEFMLDLGQELNMEAACSCSNDLKEIKKERTSCDEKGEEERRALQSSPRGEQQMDAGVVAGPQVSSESPKNLSYTADVEAEFSSPLGRPEDSSSIDGQSVGTPAGPEAGGEREGQEEEEEDDFDDFTQDEDEEMSSASEESILSVPELQETMEKLTWLATERRLSQEGDSEEENSQEENSEPEEEEEEEGEGIESLQKDDEICGDTSEEPKSAFTLTKTAPQVEAHRMPAGENLKATGKGRSSHRTRNKRGRARASKDTSKLLLLYDEDILERDPLREQKDLAFAQAYLTRVREALQHVPGKYEDFLRVIYEFEISTDKRTAVDLYSTLQKLLHDWPQLLTDFAAFLLPEQALECGLFEEQQAFEKSRKFLRQLEICFAENPAHHQKIIKVLQNCADCLPQEIAELKTQMWQLLKGHDHLQDEFSIFFDHLRPSASRMGDFEEINWTEEKEYEFDGFEEVSLPDVEEEDEPPKMHASSKNKKRKEIGGQNNDKEVEWVDGMKECSCSCHEGSSDLKLKKSKRRTCSHCSSKVCENKFYKNKDSQELTASLVQREASPRPEGKDSGMSKEPAEESLENRDEGEDVQSRTKTISRKVDPLASGSHLEGRIVSSRHASSEKAALPDHQVQEAGVSAVVNTAKDSDSSVTGPRWPHLQKATLKLPQETKDCPCTVGSESEGLNQQHQGNADASLGLSRDLLLSSRSATVRGLTGPTSSSGKSLCQTEGLHSDSSDKLTVFGHASKLGVKEFEGPPLPLEGKPEAKQGWITPGRKPTLGKSCSSQSPENRILEADDRGCAGNFPESRLKSDANNSFQVHQHSEQLEYRVVTASLGQKEEEQQQQRVTEATVCAKNSKVSSTGEKVVLWTREADRVILTTCQEKGAHLETFHAISQKLGNKTASEVSHRFRELMKLFHTSCDGSSEDEEDATSTSNTDQLSDKDLLLSEEEPDD; encoded by the exons ATGGCGGCGCGGCGCctgcgcggcgggcgggccccgCGGCGCTTCCGCTTCCTGCGGAGCgagcgggacggggcggcggggcccgggcccgggcggcggtGCCCCGCGGCCAGCCGCTTTCCTGTCTTCCAGGTGGGCGCCGGCATGTCGTTCTCGCTGAAGATGCTGCCCTGCAAGAAGAGGAgagcggcggtggcggggccgcAGAGCCCGCGAGAGCGCAGCGGCGCTGGGGAGGACGGGGAGCTGCCCGGCGCCGGCGGTTCCTCCTCGGCGGGCGCTGCCGATGGCGGCTCCTGCGTCAAACTCGCGCCGGCGGCCCGAGCCGGTGGGCCGCCCTCCTCCGGCCCGGGCGTGTGGAGGGGGCCCGGGGAGGCCTCGCTGAAGGGCGGGAAGAGGCCCCCCGCCAGGGCGGCTCCGGGCTCCGGTCAGGAAGCGCCGGGCGCGAAGGAGGCCTGCGCTGCCGCCCGGCTCCCCGAGGGCCTCAGGAGCCCTGAAGCGGTGGCGGAAG GGAAAACGCCTAAGCTGTATACAGAGGTGGAAGTGAATTTGCAGAGAGATCCATATTTCACTGAAAACCAGTCTGCAGTGCAGGAGTCTCCAGTGAGAAGTTCTTTGCAGCTGGCTGTTAGAAATACTACCATGATGAAGCCACTGAAGAACACCAGAGCTGGTGAGTGGCCCCAGCAGACTGATGAGGAAAATGAGGTTTTGGGGCTGTTTATTCCATTGG agGAGCAAGATGGAGAGGATAtcgagagaaggaagaggaggaggaaggcaaccaaacggaaaagagaagggaaaagtcaAGAAGAGGAGGGATCTTTGTCTTGTGACATCAAGCTAGATGATACCCTTGATCGCACCTTAGAAGATGGAGCTAAACAACATAACCTGACAGTCGTCAATGTGCGAAACATCCTGCAT GAAGTGATCACAAATGAGCATGTGGTTGCCATGATGAAAGCAGCCATCAGTGAGACAGAAGATATACCTTTGTTT GAGCCCAAAATGACTCGTTCCAAACTGAAGGAAGTTGTGGAGAAAGGAGTG GTGATTCCAACGTGGAATATTTCTCCAATTAAGAAGGCAAATGAGGTGAAG CCTCCTCAGTTTGTGGACATTCCTCTTGAGGAAGATGATTCATCTGATGAAGAATACCAGcctgaggatgaggatgaggatgagacTGCGGAAGAG AGCTTACTGGAAAGTGATGTAGAGAGCACTGCTTCTTCTCCTCGGGGAGCAAAACGATCTAGGACAAGGCGATCATCTGATGAAGAGGGAGGGACGCTCTGTGAG ATGGAGAAGGTTACTACACCTGTTGTTAGACATATTAGTGCTGAAGTAGTTCCCATGGGACCTCCACCACCTcctaaaccaaagcaaaacaaagacagCACATTCATGGAGAAGCTGCATGCAGTGGATGAAGAATTGGCTTCAAGCCCGGTGTGCATGGATTCTTACCAG TCTCTGGAAGACAGCCTCATTGCCTTCCGAACCCGATCTAAGAGACCACTGAAGGATGTTCCTCTTGGTCAGCTGGAGGCTGAGCTCCGAGCCCCAGACATCACGCCTGATATGTATGATCCCAATACTGCAGATGATGAAGAATGGAAAAGGTGGCTTGGAGGACTCATGAATGATGATGTGGAGAATGAAG ACGaagcagatgatgatgatgacccTGAGTACAACTTCCTGGAAGATCTGGATGAACCAGATACAGAAGACTTCAGAAATGATCGTGCTGTGAGAATTACCA AAAAGGAAGTGAATGAACTGATGGAGGAGCTGTTTGAGACA TTTCAGGATGAGATGGGTTTCTCGAACATGGAAGATGAAGGTCCAGAAGATGAAGATAATGTTACAGAGTCACGGCCAAATTTTAATACACCACAAGCACTTAG ATTTGAAGAGCCTCTGGCCAATTTATTGAATGAACAACACCGAACGGTGAAGGAACAACTTGAGCAGTTGAGAATGAAAAAGTCCTCGATCAAGCCACCACAAGAGATAGAAAAATCAAAACCTCAAAATGAGAAGCCTCTCCAGAGCCTTGTTCTGGACAGTATGCAAAGAAAGAGGCTccagcagcaaatgcagcag CATGTTCAGCTTCTGACTCAAATCCATCTTCTCGCAAGTTCCAACCCTGCTTTAAGTTCAGAGGCCAGTACTACCAGGATGTTTTTG AGCGAGCTTGGTAACTTTGCTCGAAGCTCTACACTCCTTCGTCAGTCATTCAGTCCTAAGTTTCAAACAATGTTCCAGCCATGTAACTTGAAGGGAGCACTGCAGCTTATTGAAGATTTTCATGCCCAAGTCCAAGTTGACTGGAGCCCTCGCAAAGCTGTGAAGAAGAGTG CCAATGAATTTCCATGTTTGCCAAAGCAAGTGGCATGGATTTTGGCAACAAGGAGAGTCTTTATGTATCCAGAGTTACTGCCAATATGTTCCTTGAAAGCAAACCCTCCCCGGGACAAGATTATCTTCACCAAGGCAGAGGACAA TTTATTAGCTTTAGGTTTGAAACATTTTGAAGGGACAGAGTTTCCAAAGCCTTTGATCAGCAAGTATCTCTTGCCAACAAAAACTGCCCACCAGCTTACAGTACGAATCAAGAATCTCAATATGAATCGAGCCCCTGATAATATTATCAGA TActataaaaagacaaaacagttaCCCATTCTGTTCAAGTGCTGTGAGGAAATCCAGCCTAATGAGTGGAAGCCCCCTGTGGAGAGAGAAGAACATCGCCTGCCATTTTGGCTAAAG GCAAGCTTGCCCTCCATTCAGGGGGAATTGAAGCAATTAGCAGAAGATGCCAGGGAGACGCCAGGTTCGCCTGATGCAGAATCTGTCTTTTTGGGGACAGGAAAGGAAACTTCAGACACAGAATATGATGAAAAATACCCTCTACTCATGCCAAAGGGACTAGTACTGACCTTAAAGCCTCTTGCCAATCGATTCTCTAGGAGAGCATGGAGGAGGCAGAGGTCTTCAGCTCTGAAGCCTGTCCTCATTCGACCGAGTCCTTGTCTGCAGCCCAATTCCAACACTATTAACATCCAGAAGACTGTGAAGTTGTCCCAGTCAGAAGCTCCTCCCAGCAAAGTTATGGTTCAGATTCCTCGGCTAATCCAGCCAGCTACAGTTATGCAGACGGTGCCGGGAGTGCAGCCTTTGAATGTTCCAGCAGTGGTAGGAAGTGGGGATGGCTTGGAATTTCAGAATGTGCTCTCCACTTCTCATTCGGACTCCAGACAAGCTTTCTCAGCTGCTGTACCACCAGCTCTAGTGTCCTCAAATCCAGTAACTTTTCAGCCAAAACTGATGTTGCCAGCTCTGGCTGGAGCAAAAATACGCAAACCTTGTGTTCGTAAGggataccaaaagaaaaaagggacaaaatCTGCCCCACTGATAAAGACCTCACCTTTGATTCAGCCATCTCCTGTCATCCTTACTGTACCTGCTACCACAGTGAAAGTGGTTAATATAGGCAATGGTTGCAATATGATTCAGCCCATAAATACAACAGTTGGTAGAGGCACTCAGGCTATTCCAGTTACAACCTTATTGGTAAATCCATCCACTTTCCCGTGTCCCTTAAATCAGCCTCTAGTGACTTCTTCAATCCCTTCGTTGATAGTCTCTCCTAACCCTGTTGGTCTTTCTGCATCAACTGTTGGTGAAAATGAAGAACAGCTGAATCTGgttccttcctgccctgctggaaacaacaaaaatacctaTCCCATGGTGGAGCCCAAGGTTGAACCCCCGGAGCTGTACATTTCATGCTCTGCTGTCTCCCCCAAGAAAGAGTGTAGTACAAATCCTGCTGCTTCAAATAACAGCAGTCAGGAAAAGGTAAATAAGAGTGACCACTGTAGCTGGACAGCGGTAGAAGGAGACAAGAACGCTTCAGAGCCATTGTCTGTGGACCTTTTGCCTCACTTAGAAGATCCAGATGAAACGGTGAAAATTGAGCCTGAAGATTCAAATGATGCTACCAAGGAAGTAAATGCAGTACAGAAGAGGGATCTTTTATGTGCTGAAGTGAAGGAGGAATTCATGCTGGATCTTGGCCAGGAGCTGAACATGGAGGCTGCATGTTCGTGTTCAAATgacctgaaagaaattaaaaaggaacgTACTTCGTGTGAcgagaagggagaagaagaacGACGGGCTTTGCAGTCATCTCCCCGTGGTGAACAGCAGATGGATGCAGGTGTTGTTGCTGGACCACAAGTAAGCAGTGAGTCTCCAAAGAATCTTTCGTATACAGCAGATGTTGAGGCAGAATTTAGTAGTCCACTAGGAAGACCAGAGGATTCGTCCAGTATAGATGGCCAGTCTGTTGGGACACCAGCTGGCCCTGAagctggaggagagagagaaggacaagaagaagaggaagaagacgACTTTGATGATTTTACACaagatgaggatgaagaaatGTCATCAGCCTCAGAAGAATCTATTCTTTCAGTGCCAGAACTTCag GAGACAATGGAAAAACTTACTTGGCTTGCAACAGAGAGACGTTTGAGCCAAGAAGGAGATTCTGAAGAAGAGAATTCCCAGGAAGAGAACTCtgagccggaggaggaggaggaggaggaaggggaaggaataGAGAGTTTACAGAAAGATGATGAAATATGTGGAGATACATCAGAGGAACCTAAATCTGCCTTCACATTGACAAAGACGGCCCCGCAGGTGGAAGCCCACAGAATGCCAGCAG GAGAAAACTTGAAAGCcactgggaagggcaggagctcCCACAGAACCAGAAATAAGAGGGGACGGGCTCGTGCTAGCAAAGATACATCTAAGCTGCTCCTCTTGTATGATGAAGACATCCTGGAGAGAGATCCTCTGCGGGAACAGAAAGATTTGGCATTTGCACAAGCCTATCTAACCAGG GTGCGTGAAGCCTTGCAGCATGTTCCTGGAAAGTATGAAGACTTTCTTCGCGTTATCTATGAGTTTGAGATTAGCACGGACAAGCGAACAGCTGTGGATCTCTATTCCACTTTACAGAAACTGTTGCATGACTGGCCACAGTTGCTCACAGATTTCGCTGCCTTTCTTTTACCAGAACAAGCCTTGGAGTGTGGACTG TTTGAAGAGCAGCAAGCATTTGAAAAAAGCCGGAAGTTCCTCAGGCAGCTGGagatttgttttgctgaaaatccTGCCCACCATCAAAAGATCATCAAAGTTCTGCAGAATTGTGCAGACTGCCTCCCCCAGGAGATTGCAGAG ctgaAGACCCAAATGTGGCAACTGTTGAAAGGGCACGACCACTTGCAGGATGAGTTCTCAATTTTCTTTGATCACTTACGGCCCTCAGCCAGCCGCATGGGAGATTTTGAGGAGATCAACTGGACGGAAGAGAAGGAGTATGAG ttTGATGGGTTTGAAGAGGTGTCTCTGCCAGATGTAGAAGAAGAGGATGAACCACCCAAGATGCATGCATCCTCAAAAAATAAGAAGCGGAAAGAGATCGGAGGCCAGAACAATGACAAG GAGGTCGAGTGGGTAGATGGGATGAAGGAATGTTCATGTTCCTGCCATGAAGGGAGTAGCGATCTCaagctaaagaaaagcaaaaggaggacCTGCAGCCATTGTAGTAGTAAG GTGtgtgaaaacaaattttataaaaataaagattctCAAGAGCTGACTGCAAGCCTTGTTCAGCGAGAAGCAAGTCCTCGGCCTGAAGGGAAGGATTCTGGAATGTCTAAGGAACCTGCAGAAGAAAGCCTGGAGAACAGAGATGAGGGAGAGGATGTCCAGAGCAGAACAAAAACCATATCTAGGAAAGTGGACCCTCTAGCTTCAG GATCTCACCTGGAAGGAAGGATTGTCTCCAGCAGACATGCATCTTCTGAAAAAGCTGCACTGCCTGATCATCAGGTTCAAGAAGCAGGTGTCAGTGCTGTTGTGAATACTGCAAAGGACAGTGACTCTTCTGTCACGGGCCCCAGATGGCCACATCTACAAAAAGCTACGCTAAAACTACCTCAAGAAACCAAAGACTGCCCTTGCACTGTGGGAAGTGAGAGTGAGGGACTAAACCAGCAACATCAAGGAAATGCAGATGCTTCCCTTGGGCTGAGCAGAGATCTGCTGCTGTCTTCTCGTTCTGCTACAGTAAGAGGTTTAACGGGACCTACTTCCTCTTCTGGAAAGAGTTTATGTCAGACTGAAGGGCTTCATTCTGATTCATCAGATAAGCTCACTGTCTTTGGTCATGCTTCAAAATTAGGTGTGAAAGAATTTGAGGGACCACCTTTGCCTCTGGAAGGAAAACCTGAAGCAAAGCAGGGTTGGATAACACCGGGTAGAAAACCAACACTGGGTAAGAGCTGCAGCTCACAGTCCCCTGAGAATCGCATTTTGGAAGCAGATGATAGGGGCTGTGCTGGAAATTTTCCTGAAAGCAGATTAAAGTCAGATGCAAACAACAGCTTCCAGGTGCATCAGCATTCTGAGCAGCTAGAATATAGAGTGGTTACTGCCTCCCTggggcaaaaggaagaggagcagcaacAGCAGCGAGTCACAGAAGCAACTGTGTGTGCCAAGAACAGCAAAGTCAGCTCGACTGGGGAGAAGGTTGTCCTCTGGACCAG